A stretch of Ferribacterium limneticum DNA encodes these proteins:
- the plsY gene encoding glycerol-3-phosphate 1-O-acyltransferase PlsY, whose product MQIAIALVAAYLLGSVPFAMISSKLFGLADPRTYGSGNPGATNVLRSGNKKAALVTLLGDAFKGWAAVFIAQRMGFSDTVIGLVALAVFLGHLYPIFLKFKGGKGVATAAGVLLALDPLLGLAVAGTWLFMAYAFRYSSLAAVVAAAMAPVISVLMHGGNGQTVVVGILGMALIGKHWQNIQRLMAGLESKIGSKKKA is encoded by the coding sequence ATGCAAATAGCCATCGCCCTCGTTGCCGCCTACCTGCTCGGCTCCGTTCCCTTCGCAATGATTTCCTCGAAACTCTTCGGCCTGGCCGACCCTCGCACTTACGGTTCGGGCAACCCCGGTGCCACCAACGTGCTGCGTAGCGGCAACAAGAAGGCGGCACTCGTCACGCTACTCGGCGATGCATTCAAAGGCTGGGCTGCAGTTTTCATCGCCCAGCGCATGGGCTTCTCCGACACCGTGATCGGCCTCGTCGCACTGGCCGTCTTCCTCGGCCACCTTTACCCGATTTTCCTCAAGTTCAAGGGCGGCAAGGGCGTCGCCACCGCCGCCGGCGTACTGCTCGCGCTCGACCCGCTACTTGGCCTGGCTGTCGCCGGCACCTGGCTATTCATGGCCTACGCTTTCCGTTATTCATCACTTGCCGCCGTTGTCGCGGCCGCCATGGCCCCGGTCATTTCCGTGCTGATGCATGGCGGGAACGGCCAAACCGTGGTGGTCGGCATTCTCGGCATGGCCCTGATCGGCAAGCATTGGCAGAACATCCAGCGCCTGATGGCCGGCCTGGAATCGAAGATCGGCAGCAAGAAAAAGGCCTGA
- a CDS encoding dihydroneopterin aldolase — MDIIFLEELRAETWIGIYPREKAMPQTVEISLQIGVSTASAGASDDIRDTVDYAVVVERLRADLAAVHFNLIEALAEHVATYVLETFAVHWVRVSVAKLGMMPGVKRVGVIIERSI; from the coding sequence ATGGACATCATTTTCCTCGAAGAACTGCGCGCTGAAACCTGGATAGGCATCTATCCGCGCGAGAAGGCCATGCCGCAGACGGTCGAAATATCCCTGCAGATCGGTGTTTCTACCGCCTCGGCCGGGGCCAGCGACGATATTCGCGATACGGTGGATTACGCCGTGGTGGTCGAGCGTCTGCGCGCTGACCTCGCCGCTGTGCACTTCAACCTCATTGAGGCGCTCGCCGAGCACGTAGCAACCTACGTGCTGGAAACCTTCGCCGTCCATTGGGTGCGCGTTTCCGTCGCCAAGCTGGGCATGATGCCCGGCGTCAAGCGCGTCGGCGTGATCATCGAACGATCAATCTGA
- a CDS encoding CBS domain-containing protein has translation MPNRAAIKIIQNRHFLTTTPEKSVRAVAAHMRDNNDSVVLVVTPEEGKLLGICTERDLAFKVLAAGLDPASTPVEAAMTANPQTISPEKPFGHALHIMHEGGFRHLPVVLPDGRPIGVLSSRDALGLEALHFFKELDQKEVLTEIL, from the coding sequence ATGCCGAATCGCGCCGCAATCAAGATCATCCAGAATCGTCATTTCCTGACCACCACGCCGGAAAAAAGCGTTCGAGCCGTGGCCGCCCACATGCGCGACAACAACGACAGTGTCGTTCTGGTTGTCACACCGGAAGAAGGCAAGCTGCTCGGTATCTGCACCGAGCGCGACTTGGCCTTCAAGGTGCTGGCCGCCGGCCTCGATCCGGCCAGCACGCCGGTCGAGGCGGCCATGACAGCCAACCCGCAGACCATCTCGCCCGAAAAGCCCTTCGGCCATGCGCTGCACATCATGCATGAAGGCGGCTTCCGCCATTTGCCGGTGGTCTTGCCGGATGGCCGGCCGATCGGTGTACTCTCCTCACGTGACGCGCTCGGACTGGAGGCACTGCACTTCTTCAAGGAACTCGACCAGAAGGAAGTTTTGACCGAAATTCTGTAA
- a CDS encoding ZIP family metal transporter, protein MTQLVIQHYARPAARRHLWVGIAMAVVAIAFGIEQAVEWLAAHPMAAKGLEASLLAGAATGLGAIPVLMLRRPSERLMAPMLGLAGGMMLAASLFSLLVPAVQTVAASDAVWSLGIATAVALLAGVAAMQMLDRRLPHEHVEEVESSGMQPNVALVVAAIAIHNVPEGLAVGVAAAAGADHGMSLGIALQNIPEGWIVASAMVALGAAPLRAALIALGTGLVEPVGGLFGVIASTVAGAALPMALAAAAGAMLWVVSHEMIPASHKPGHIGAGTAGLAAGFAVMTTLSSVF, encoded by the coding sequence ATGACCCAACTCGTTATCCAGCATTACGCCAGACCCGCTGCCCGCCGCCATCTCTGGGTCGGCATTGCGATGGCCGTAGTTGCCATCGCCTTCGGCATCGAACAGGCAGTCGAATGGCTGGCCGCCCACCCGATGGCTGCCAAGGGTCTTGAGGCCAGCCTGCTCGCCGGCGCGGCAACCGGCCTCGGCGCGATTCCCGTGCTCATGCTCCGCCGCCCATCCGAACGCCTGATGGCGCCTATGCTCGGCCTGGCCGGCGGCATGATGCTCGCCGCCAGCCTCTTCTCGCTGCTTGTCCCGGCCGTGCAGACGGTTGCTGCCAGCGATGCCGTCTGGTCGCTCGGCATCGCCACGGCCGTCGCCTTGCTGGCCGGCGTTGCCGCGATGCAGATGCTGGATCGCCGCTTGCCGCACGAGCACGTTGAAGAAGTCGAAAGCAGCGGCATGCAGCCCAATGTCGCCCTTGTCGTTGCAGCGATTGCCATCCACAACGTGCCGGAAGGGCTTGCCGTCGGCGTCGCCGCGGCGGCTGGCGCCGATCATGGCATGAGCCTCGGCATTGCCTTGCAGAACATCCCGGAAGGCTGGATTGTCGCCAGTGCCATGGTGGCGCTCGGTGCCGCGCCCTTGCGGGCCGCCCTGATTGCCCTTGGCACCGGGCTGGTCGAACCGGTCGGCGGCTTGTTCGGGGTAATTGCCAGCACCGTGGCCGGTGCGGCCTTGCCAATGGCGCTTGCCGCTGCGGCCGGCGCGATGTTGTGGGTGGTCAGCCACGAGATGATTCCCGCCTCGCACAAGCCGGGCCATATCGGCGCCGGCACGGCTGGGCTCGCTGCTGGCTTCGCGGTGATGACGACGTTATCCAGTGTTTTCTGA
- the ybaK gene encoding Cys-tRNA(Pro) deacylase, whose product MSKAEHAPETQATKFLKANKVPFSTHLYDYEEHGGTKVSARELNVDEHAVVKTLVFEDENAKPLIVLMHGDCKVSTKELARQINCKKVEPCKPEVANRHTGFLVGGTSPFGTKKAMPVHIEKTILDLPLIYINGGRRGFLVGIHPHDILRVLHPKVVEAALKG is encoded by the coding sequence ATGAGCAAAGCCGAACACGCCCCCGAAACCCAGGCCACCAAGTTCCTCAAGGCGAACAAGGTGCCGTTTTCCACCCACCTCTACGATTACGAAGAGCACGGCGGGACCAAGGTTTCCGCCCGCGAACTGAACGTGGATGAACATGCCGTCGTGAAAACGCTGGTTTTCGAGGATGAAAACGCCAAACCGCTGATCGTGCTGATGCACGGCGACTGCAAGGTATCGACCAAGGAACTGGCCCGGCAGATCAATTGCAAGAAGGTCGAGCCGTGCAAGCCTGAAGTGGCCAACCGCCATACCGGCTTTTTGGTCGGCGGCACCAGCCCCTTCGGCACCAAGAAGGCGATGCCGGTCCATATCGAAAAGACCATTCTCGACCTGCCGCTGATCTACATCAACGGCGGCCGCCGCGGCTTTCTGGTCGGCATCCATCCGCACGACATCCTGCGCGTCCTGCACCCCAAGGTCGTCGAGGCAGCGCTCAAGGGATGA
- the arfB gene encoding alternative ribosome rescue aminoacyl-tRNA hydrolase ArfB, protein MSPIALNENEVEFIAIRAQGAGGQNINKVSNAVHLRFDIAASSLPEEIKAKLLAMRDQRISSDGVVVIKAQKHRSLERNREDGLVRLRELIAAAAFVPTLRRATKPSRSSQRKRVDSKVKRGQVKLLRSRIDE, encoded by the coding sequence ATGTCACCGATTGCACTGAACGAAAACGAAGTCGAATTCATCGCCATCCGCGCCCAAGGGGCGGGCGGCCAGAACATCAACAAGGTGTCGAATGCGGTGCACCTGCGTTTCGACATCGCCGCCTCCAGCCTGCCCGAGGAAATCAAGGCCAAACTGCTCGCCATGCGTGACCAGCGGATCAGCAGTGACGGCGTCGTCGTCATCAAGGCGCAGAAGCATCGAAGCCTCGAACGCAATCGGGAAGACGGCCTGGTTCGACTGCGCGAGCTGATTGCCGCCGCAGCCTTCGTGCCAACCTTACGCCGGGCGACCAAGCCGAGCCGCAGTTCACAAAGGAAACGCGTCGATAGCAAGGTCAAGCGCGGCCAGGTCAAGTTGCTGCGCAGCCGAATCGACGAATGA
- the xerD gene encoding site-specific tyrosine recombinase XerD, translated as MKIASPADLSEIDNFCDALWLEDGLAKATLDSYRSDLSRLALWLANNAPEPLLDLRETTLTAFIAHLARQTRATSQARYLSTLRRFYRWQLGRGRIIADPTLKLANPSRPSRLPKVMSEKQVEALLDAPDLDTPLGLRDRAMLETIYATGLRVSELVNLRLHEVSLADGVLRALGKGSKERLVPLGQLAIEWIKRYLNEARPDILNGQHSDDLFITARGSAMTRQAFWQLIKRYALIAGIAPEKLSPHVLRHAFATHLLNHGADLRVVQLLLGHADISTTQIYTHVARERLKTLHAVHHPRG; from the coding sequence ATGAAAATAGCCTCCCCGGCTGACCTTTCCGAGATCGACAATTTCTGCGATGCCCTGTGGCTGGAAGACGGCCTGGCCAAGGCGACGCTGGACAGCTATCGCTCCGATCTGAGTCGGCTGGCCCTGTGGCTGGCCAACAACGCGCCCGAGCCGCTGCTCGACCTGCGCGAAACGACACTGACGGCCTTCATTGCTCATCTGGCAAGGCAAACCCGCGCCACCTCGCAAGCCCGTTACCTGTCGACACTGCGCCGCTTCTACCGCTGGCAGCTTGGCCGTGGCCGGATCATTGCCGACCCGACGCTCAAGCTGGCCAACCCGAGCCGCCCCTCGCGCCTGCCCAAGGTGATGTCGGAAAAGCAGGTCGAAGCCCTGCTCGATGCCCCCGACCTCGACACCCCGCTCGGCCTGCGCGACCGCGCCATGCTGGAAACCATCTACGCCACCGGCCTGCGTGTCTCCGAACTGGTCAATCTCAGACTGCACGAAGTCAGCCTGGCCGACGGCGTGCTGCGCGCCCTCGGCAAGGGCAGCAAGGAACGGCTGGTGCCGCTCGGCCAGTTGGCCATCGAGTGGATCAAGCGTTACCTGAATGAAGCCCGGCCGGACATCCTGAACGGCCAGCACAGCGACGACCTGTTCATCACCGCCCGTGGCAGCGCCATGACCCGCCAGGCCTTCTGGCAACTGATCAAGCGCTATGCCCTGATTGCCGGCATCGCCCCGGAAAAGCTCTCCCCGCATGTCCTGCGCCACGCCTTCGCGACCCACCTGCTCAACCACGGCGCCGATCTGCGTGTCGTCCAGTTGCTGCTCGGCCACGCCGACATCTCGACCACCCAGATTTACACTCACGTCGCCCGCGAACGCCTGAAGACGCTGCACGCCGTGCATCATCCGCGCGGCTGA
- a CDS encoding methylated-DNA--[protein]-cysteine S-methyltransferase, protein MKTRPDQTYQAVLAAPGFCLGVQCDNDEITGIDFLEPRPEIAATTALAAEAVRQLKAYIADPSFTFGLPLRPAGTTFQRRVWAQISAIPTGQTHTYGEVAKNLKNAPRAVGQACGSNPYPVVVPCHRVVATGGAGDKKLGGFARERGGFLLDVKRWLLTHENSLPG, encoded by the coding sequence ATGAAAACCCGTCCCGACCAAACCTACCAGGCCGTTCTTGCCGCCCCCGGCTTCTGCCTCGGCGTGCAGTGCGACAACGACGAAATCACCGGTATCGACTTTCTCGAACCGCGGCCGGAAATCGCCGCCACGACTGCGTTGGCGGCCGAAGCCGTACGTCAGCTCAAGGCCTATATTGCCGACCCTAGTTTCACTTTCGGCCTGCCGCTGCGCCCGGCCGGCACCACCTTCCAGCGCCGTGTCTGGGCACAGATTTCAGCCATCCCCACCGGCCAGACCCACACCTACGGCGAAGTGGCAAAAAATCTCAAGAATGCCCCGCGTGCCGTCGGCCAGGCTTGCGGCTCGAACCCCTACCCGGTCGTTGTGCCCTGCCATCGCGTCGTCGCCACGGGCGGCGCGGGTGACAAGAAACTCGGCGGCTTCGCCCGCGAGCGCGGCGGCTTCCTGCTCGACGTCAAACGCTGGCTGCTGACGCATGAAAATAGCCTCCCCGGCTGA